Proteins co-encoded in one Oncorhynchus masou masou isolate Uvic2021 chromosome 22, UVic_Omas_1.1, whole genome shotgun sequence genomic window:
- the LOC135508685 gene encoding achaete-scute homolog 1b-like — protein METTTITTTQMAQNAYTFGLMERRTTITLHAPAQECALPNDTIAAGYQSKTTVLKRQRSSSPELLRCKRRLSFNGLGYSIPQQLPVAVARRNERERNRVKQVNMGFQTLRQHVPNGAANKKMSKVETLRSAVEYIRALQQLLDEHDAVSAAFQCGVPSPTISNSYSAEPESPHSTCSSDEGSYEPLSSEEQELLDFTTWFDRY, from the coding sequence ATGGagactaccaccatcaccaccacgcAAATGGCGCAGAACGCATACACATTTGGACTGATGGAGAGGCGCACCACCATTACCTTGCACGCCCCAGCGCAGGAGTGCGCTCTCCCCAATGACACCATTGCAGCCGGTTACCAAAGCAAGACCACGGTGCTGAAAAGACAGCGCTCCAGCTCTCCGGAGCTCCTGCGCTGCAAGCGGCGGCTCAGCTTTAACGGACTCGGCTACTCCATCCCCCAGCAGCTGCCCGTAGCCGTGGCCAGGCGGAACGAGCGCGAGAGGAACCGGGTCAAACAAGTCAACATGGGCTTCCAGACGCTGCGTCAGCACGTGCCCAACGGGGCAGCCAACAAGAAGATGAGCAAAGTGGAGACGCTACGGTCCGCCGTGGAATATATCCGAGCCCTGCAGCAGCTACTAGACGAGCATGATGCGGTGTCTGCCGCCTTCCAGTGCGGGGTGCCTTCCCCTACCATCTCCAACAGCTACTCGGCCGAGCCGGAGTCACCCCACTCCACCTGTTCCTCCGATGAGGGGAGCTATGAGCCCCTGAGCTCCGAGGAGCAGGAGCTGCTGGACTTTACCACCTGGTTCGACAGATATTGA
- the LOC135509247 gene encoding interferon regulatory factor 8-like, with translation MTEVRGSALKMQSRNPKPQFADWLIEQVWTGQYAGLCFVDNNKFRVPWKHISRKDCCEDDSKIFRAWAVVSGKINTHPNDKAKWKTNFRCVLNNLTKRFMMVEDHSKDSDDPHKVYLIINNESNYGSPHIEEIAVEDYDIDIHSSLTSTGYTPPGMEHDNLLKLVNTIDLNQHTEEWAETYIHTHHPVVPEDCYPFQPLTEPQPVSQNHSPPPVPVPAQQAYDHGNQDALLNLPAAQPSLCDLEITISYRRREMLKTQVSGPIVQLHYQCDVPEPNAQTLCFPSTDGLLDHKQIEYTNCILGSVQRGLLLEVRNTGIYGYRQDKCHVFSSTSDPREAHPEPRKMPQNEMVQLLSFDKYMTELIAFKENRGGSPDYTIHMCFGEKFPDGKPLEKKLIIVKVVPLICRHFHEMAQGEGASSLQNDNISLQISHHNSLMELISATWPDGPEHTMGQYF, from the exons ATGACAGAAGTACGTGGCTCAGCATTAAAGATGCAAAg CCGCAACCCCAAACCTCAGTTTGCGGACTGGCTGATAGAACAGGTGTGGACCGGGCAATACGCCGGGTTGTGTTTTGTGGACAACAACAAGTTCAGAGTCCCGTGGAAACACATCTCTAGGAAGGACTGCTGCGAGGACGACAGTAAAATATTCAGG GCATGGGCAGTGGTCAGTGGTAAAATCAACACGCATCCCAATGACAAGGCAAAGTGGAAGACTAACTTCCGCTGTGTACTGAACAACCTGACCAAGCGTTTCATGATGGTGGAAGACCACTCCAAGGACTCAGACGATCCCCATAAAGTCTACCTGATTATCAACAATGAGT CTAACTATGGGAGCCCACACATAGAGGAAATTGCTGTGGAGGACTATGACATTGACATCCACAGCTCTCTCACCTCTACAGGCTACACCCCCCCAGGCATGGAG CATGATAATCTACTCAAGCTTGTGAACACCATAGACCTGAACCAACATACTG AGGAGTGGGCAGAgacctatatacacacacaccacccagtGGTACCAGAAGACTGCTACCCCTTCCAGCCTCTAACAGAGCCCCAGCCAGTCTCCCAgaaccactcaccaccaccagtCCCAGTACCAGCACAGCAGGCATACGACCACG GGAACCAGGATGCCCTGCTCAACCTGCCTGCTGCCCAGCCGTCTCTCTGTGACCTGGAGATCACCATctcctacaggaggagagagatgctGAAGACCCAGGTGTCAGGCCCCATTGTTCAGCTccactaccagtgtgatgtcccTGAGCCCAACGCCCAGACCCTCTGCTTCCCGAGCACTGACGGCCTGCTAGACCACAAACAG ATTGAATACACCAACTGCATCCTAGGGAGTGTCCAAAGGGGTCTTCTCCTGGAGGTACGAAACACGGGTATCTATGGTTACCGGCAGGACAAATGCCATGTGTTCTCTAGTACTAGTGACCCCAGAGAGGCACACCCTGAACCCAGGAAGATGCCCCAAAATGAAATGGTACAACTGTTGAGCTTCGACAAGTACATGACTG AGCTGATAGCATttaaggagaacagaggaggctctCCTGACTATACCATCCACATGTGCTTTGGTGAGAAGTTCCCAGACGGAAAACCCCTGGAGAAGAAACTTATCATTGTCAAG GTGGTTCCCTTGATCTGTCGTCACTTCCACGAGATGGCCCAGGGGGAGGGGGCATCTTCCCTCCAGAACGACAACATCAGCCTGCAGATCTCCCACCACAACAGCCTGATGGAGCTTATCAGTGCCACCTGGCCCGACGGCCCAGAGCACACCATGGGGCAATACTTCTAG